From the genome of Cognaticolwellia beringensis, one region includes:
- a CDS encoding glutathione S-transferase family protein: MIELWHCYNTRSLRVLWALEEIQLQYNLHTLSFPPRFLDKAYLEINPLGTVPFLKDGDTTLTESSAMLLYLAERYRQTDLSIPTSHPEYGNYLNWLFSSDATLTFPQTLVLRYSQFESAERQQPQVVKDYAIWYLARLKRLNSHLENHNYLVDNKFTIADISVGYALYLGELLGLAKQYQPQTFAYLQRLKNRASFMAIKDIGKEISNYTIKPVDIT; this comes from the coding sequence ATGATCGAACTTTGGCATTGCTACAATACACGTTCATTACGTGTTTTATGGGCTTTAGAAGAAATACAATTGCAGTACAATTTACATACTTTATCATTTCCACCGCGCTTTTTAGACAAGGCATATTTAGAAATTAATCCCTTGGGTACAGTACCTTTCCTTAAAGACGGCGATACCACACTAACAGAATCAAGTGCTATGTTGCTCTACCTAGCAGAACGATACAGACAAACTGACTTGAGCATACCGACTTCACACCCAGAGTATGGTAATTACTTAAATTGGCTATTTAGTAGTGATGCAACCCTTACCTTCCCACAAACATTAGTCTTACGATACAGCCAATTTGAAAGCGCTGAACGCCAACAACCACAAGTTGTTAAAGACTACGCTATTTGGTATTTAGCCCGTTTAAAGCGATTAAATAGCCATTTAGAAAACCATAACTATTTAGTCGACAATAAATTCACCATTGCTGACATTAGCGTGGGCTATGCACTTTATTTAGGAGAGTTATTAGGATTAGCTAAACAATATCAACCACAAACATTCGCTTATTTGCAAAGGCTTAAAAATAGAGCAAGCTTTATGGCGATTAAAGATATAGGTAAAGAAATCAGTAATTACACCATAAAGCCAGTCGATATAACTTAA